In Chitinophaga sp. HK235, a single window of DNA contains:
- a CDS encoding OmpH family outer membrane protein: MRIRKQFVTKGLLAALAAGLFMACNGNKAGNNAPATPAAGTNAPAAAGFKIAYVDLDSLEAHFEYFKEKKSQLEQKQQGMDNQLKAKARALQSEYQDLQRKASTLTQEQGEAAQRSLMAKQQQLEQEAQNMRAEYAQSETKFNEELQKKLDDFLKSFNADKRFAFIFSYRTGQSNILYVDSAYDVTAEVIKGMNVKASEAPAK, from the coding sequence ATGCGCATTCGTAAACAATTCGTGACAAAAGGATTATTAGCGGCATTAGCAGCCGGTTTATTCATGGCCTGCAATGGCAACAAGGCTGGTAACAACGCGCCCGCTACTCCAGCAGCTGGTACCAACGCTCCGGCAGCAGCAGGTTTCAAAATTGCTTACGTAGACCTGGACTCCCTGGAAGCGCATTTTGAATATTTTAAAGAGAAGAAATCCCAGCTGGAACAGAAACAACAAGGTATGGACAACCAGCTGAAAGCCAAAGCCAGAGCTTTACAGAGCGAATACCAGGACCTGCAGCGCAAAGCGTCTACTCTTACCCAGGAACAGGGCGAGGCAGCACAACGCTCACTGATGGCCAAACAGCAACAGCTGGAGCAGGAAGCGCAGAACATGCGTGCAGAATACGCTCAGAGCGAAACCAAGTTTAATGAAGAACTGCAGAAAAAACTGGATGATTTCCTGAAATCTTTTAATGCAGACAAACGTTTTGCTTTCATCTTCTCCTATCGTACTGGTCAGAGCAACATCCTGTATGTAGATTCTGCCTATGATGTGACTGCTGAGGTGATCAAAGGCATGAACGTAAAAGCATCAGAAGCTCCTGCCAAATAA
- a CDS encoding DUF4397 domain-containing protein, with protein sequence MKKLLIVALILLMAAAACKKNSDTAIPVTQSSFMFFNGVPDAVYDIRLDSFSMATGVTFGKNTPYKTFRAQLYTIYLIDQRFPNDTMRVGQINLRNKRAFSAYIGFDSANKVPVFRTVEDDLTSPPPQNMKFRVVDFSEAYRFSGASVGIDVFSQEDRIFRGIGFTQFTPFVNMPGDSTYQLNFRRTDSTTIIPNRKDFPSQTGKIYTLVTVGNALSSATFKTFTITNN encoded by the coding sequence ATGAAAAAACTGCTTATTGTAGCATTGATATTGCTGATGGCGGCAGCAGCGTGTAAAAAGAATAGTGATACAGCTATTCCTGTTACCCAGTCCAGTTTTATGTTTTTTAACGGGGTGCCTGACGCGGTATACGATATCCGGCTGGACTCCTTCTCCATGGCAACTGGTGTGACCTTTGGAAAGAACACACCTTACAAAACATTCAGAGCCCAGTTGTACACTATTTACCTGATAGATCAGCGTTTCCCGAATGATACCATGAGAGTAGGGCAGATCAATCTGCGTAACAAACGGGCTTTCTCCGCCTATATTGGATTTGATTCGGCCAACAAGGTACCGGTGTTCAGGACGGTAGAAGATGATCTGACATCTCCGCCGCCGCAGAACATGAAATTCCGGGTAGTGGACTTCAGTGAGGCCTATCGTTTCAGCGGAGCAAGTGTGGGCATAGACGTGTTTTCCCAGGAAGATCGTATTTTCAGGGGGATAGGATTTACCCAGTTTACCCCGTTTGTCAACATGCCTGGAGATAGCACCTATCAGCTTAATTTCCGGCGTACGGATTCCACCACCATCATACCAAACAGGAAAGACTTTCCCTCACAAACAGGCAAAATCTATACACTGGTGACGGTAGGAAATGCATTGAGTTCAGCAACTTTCAAGACATTTACCATTACCAACAATTAG
- the rpoC gene encoding DNA-directed RNA polymerase subunit beta' produces MAIKKENRPKSNFNSITISLASPDVILERSYGEVLKPETINYRTYKPERDGLFCERIFGPVKDYECYCGKYKRIRYKGIVCDRCGVEVTEKKVRRERMGHIRLVVPVVHIWYFKSLPNKIGYLLGMSSKKLETIIYYERYVVIQPGAKQEKGMNYGDLLTEEEYLDILDTLPKDNQLLPDEDPNKFIARMGAEAVEMMLARIELDSLSYQLRNQAATETSQQRKAEALKRLSVVEAFRDANGRVENRPEWMVMQYIPVVPPELRPLVPLDGGRFASSDLNDLYRRVIIRNNRLKRLIEIKAPEVILRNEKRMLQEAVDSLFDNSRKSNAVKAEGGRALKSLSDVLKGKQGRFRQNLLGKRVDYSGRSVIVVGPELKLHECGLPKDMAAELFKPFIIRKLIERGIVKTVKSAKKLVDRKEAVVWDILENVLKGHPVLLNRAPTLHRLSIQAFQPKLVEGKAIQLHPLVCSAFNADFDGDQMAVHVPLSNAAILEAQLLMLSSHNILNPQNGTPITLPSQDMVLGLYYITKGKKTMGDVVVRGEGKAFYSAEEVIIALNEDRIDLHAHIRVKTTVRNANGELERKLIETTVGRVLFNQFVPKEAGYVNALLTKKSLREIIGDIIKYTDIPKTAKFLDDIKQLGFRMAFRGGLSFNINDLIIPEVKQDMIDAAAGEVDEVWDNYNMGLITNNERYNQIIDIWSRVDTKVTETLIRELATDKQGFNSVYMMLDSGARGSKQQIKQLAGIRGLMAKPRKSGSTGSEIIENPVLSNFKDGLNVLEYFISTHGARKGLADTALKTADAGYLTRRLVDVAQDVVINEEDCGTLRGIATAALKDNEEVIETLYDRILGRTSLHDVFDPHTEELVVAAGEQITEDIAHKIEDSAIETVEIRSVLTCESRRGVCVKCYGKNLATGYTAQRGDAVGIIAAQSIGEPGTQLTLRTFHVGGVAGSTSVESGLQAKFEGTIQFDGLRTTTYENNEGEKVQVVIGRTGELRIMDVKNDRLLVTNNIPYGSTLLVKDGQKVSKGDQICTWDPFNAVIVSEIPGNIRFDSIIEGITFREEADEQTGHREKVVIETKDKNKIPSIYVDGNKEVKSYNLPVGSHIVISEGDHVRAGQVIVKIPRVIGKLRDITGGLPRVTELFEARNPSNPAIVSEIDGVVAFGNIKRGNREIIIESRESQIKKYLVPLTRHILVQDGDFVKAGTSLSDGSTTPADILAIKGPFAVQEYLVNEIQEVYRLQGVKINDKHIEVIVRQMMRKVNIEDPGDTRFLEGDTEDKFDFFEENDMIFDKKVVTEAGESTTLRAGQIVTLRQVREENSLLRRADKKLVEFRDANPATSSPLLQGITKASLGTRSWMSAASFQETTKVLSQAAINGKIDEMLGLKENLLTGHLIPAGTGLREFENMIVGSKEEYDILASSKEVFQFDEEE; encoded by the coding sequence ATGGCTATCAAAAAAGAAAATCGTCCTAAATCAAATTTTAACAGCATTACCATCAGTCTGGCTTCTCCGGATGTGATTCTGGAGCGTTCTTACGGTGAAGTGCTGAAACCTGAAACTATCAACTACCGTACTTACAAGCCGGAACGTGATGGTTTATTCTGCGAAAGAATATTCGGGCCTGTAAAGGATTACGAATGCTATTGCGGAAAATATAAGCGTATCCGTTATAAGGGTATTGTGTGCGACCGTTGTGGTGTGGAAGTAACGGAGAAAAAAGTTCGTCGTGAAAGAATGGGCCACATCCGTCTGGTAGTGCCTGTTGTACATATATGGTATTTCAAATCGCTGCCTAACAAGATCGGTTACCTGCTGGGGATGTCTTCCAAAAAGCTGGAAACCATCATTTACTATGAAAGATACGTAGTAATCCAGCCAGGCGCGAAACAGGAAAAAGGTATGAACTATGGTGACCTGCTCACTGAAGAAGAATACCTGGATATCCTGGATACCCTGCCTAAAGACAATCAGCTGTTGCCGGATGAAGATCCCAACAAGTTTATTGCCAGAATGGGTGCTGAAGCAGTGGAAATGATGCTGGCCCGTATCGAACTGGACAGCCTTTCTTACCAGCTGCGTAACCAGGCTGCTACTGAAACTTCCCAGCAACGTAAAGCGGAAGCGCTGAAACGTCTGAGCGTAGTGGAAGCTTTCCGTGACGCCAACGGCCGTGTTGAAAACCGTCCTGAATGGATGGTAATGCAATATATTCCTGTAGTACCGCCTGAACTGCGTCCATTAGTGCCGTTGGATGGTGGCCGTTTTGCGTCTTCCGACCTGAACGACCTGTACCGCAGGGTGATCATCCGTAACAACCGTCTGAAACGTTTGATCGAAATTAAAGCACCGGAAGTGATCCTGCGTAACGAAAAACGTATGCTGCAGGAAGCGGTGGACTCTCTGTTCGACAACTCCCGTAAATCCAATGCGGTGAAAGCCGAAGGTGGTCGTGCGCTGAAATCTCTCTCCGATGTACTGAAAGGTAAACAAGGTCGTTTCCGTCAGAACCTCCTCGGTAAACGTGTGGACTACTCCGGTCGTTCCGTTATCGTGGTAGGTCCTGAGCTGAAACTGCATGAATGCGGTCTGCCAAAAGATATGGCGGCAGAGCTGTTCAAACCATTTATCATCCGTAAACTGATTGAAAGAGGCATCGTTAAAACCGTAAAATCAGCTAAAAAGCTGGTAGACCGGAAAGAAGCGGTGGTTTGGGATATCCTGGAAAACGTATTGAAAGGTCACCCGGTGTTGTTAAACCGTGCTCCGACCCTGCACCGTTTGTCCATCCAGGCTTTCCAGCCTAAACTGGTGGAAGGTAAAGCGATTCAGTTGCACCCGCTCGTGTGTTCTGCGTTCAACGCCGACTTCGATGGTGACCAGATGGCGGTACACGTGCCTTTGAGCAATGCTGCTATTCTGGAAGCCCAACTGCTGATGCTGTCTTCTCACAACATCCTCAACCCGCAGAACGGTACGCCGATCACCCTGCCTTCTCAGGACATGGTACTCGGTCTGTATTATATCACCAAGGGTAAGAAAACCATGGGTGATGTGGTGGTAAGAGGTGAAGGCAAAGCATTCTACTCTGCTGAAGAAGTAATCATTGCACTGAATGAAGACCGCATCGACCTGCATGCCCACATCCGTGTAAAAACGACTGTGCGTAATGCTAACGGTGAGCTGGAAAGGAAACTGATCGAAACTACTGTAGGCCGCGTACTGTTCAACCAGTTCGTGCCGAAGGAAGCCGGTTATGTAAACGCCCTGCTGACTAAAAAATCACTGCGTGAGATCATCGGTGACATTATCAAATACACAGATATCCCTAAAACGGCGAAATTCCTGGACGACATCAAACAGTTAGGTTTCCGCATGGCGTTCCGTGGTGGTCTGTCATTTAACATCAATGACCTGATCATTCCGGAAGTTAAGCAGGACATGATTGATGCTGCTGCCGGTGAAGTTGACGAAGTTTGGGATAACTATAACATGGGTCTGATCACCAACAACGAACGTTACAACCAGATCATCGATATCTGGTCACGTGTGGATACGAAGGTGACAGAAACCCTGATCCGCGAACTGGCGACAGACAAACAGGGCTTCAACTCTGTATACATGATGCTTGACTCCGGTGCGCGTGGTTCCAAACAACAGATCAAACAGCTGGCAGGTATCAGGGGTCTGATGGCCAAGCCGCGTAAGAGTGGATCTACCGGTTCTGAGATCATTGAGAACCCGGTATTGTCCAACTTTAAAGATGGTCTGAACGTATTGGAATACTTCATCTCTACCCACGGTGCCCGTAAGGGTCTTGCGGATACGGCGCTGAAAACGGCGGATGCGGGTTACCTGACCCGTCGTCTGGTGGACGTAGCACAGGACGTGGTGATCAACGAAGAAGACTGCGGAACTCTGCGTGGTATCGCTACTGCTGCGTTGAAAGACAACGAGGAAGTAATCGAAACACTGTACGACCGTATTCTGGGACGTACTTCCCTGCACGACGTGTTTGATCCTCATACTGAGGAACTGGTGGTTGCTGCCGGTGAACAAATCACAGAAGACATCGCTCATAAAATTGAAGACAGCGCCATAGAAACTGTAGAAATCCGCTCCGTACTGACTTGCGAAAGCCGTCGTGGTGTGTGCGTGAAATGCTACGGTAAAAACCTGGCCACTGGTTATACAGCACAGCGTGGTGATGCAGTAGGTATCATCGCTGCCCAGTCTATCGGTGAGCCTGGTACACAGTTGACACTGCGTACCTTCCACGTGGGTGGTGTGGCTGGTTCCACTTCCGTAGAATCCGGCCTGCAGGCTAAGTTTGAAGGTACTATCCAGTTCGATGGCTTACGTACTACCACCTACGAAAATAACGAAGGTGAGAAAGTACAGGTGGTTATCGGCCGTACCGGTGAGCTGCGTATCATGGACGTGAAAAACGATCGTCTGCTGGTAACAAACAACATTCCGTACGGTTCCACCCTGCTGGTGAAAGACGGACAGAAGGTGAGCAAAGGTGACCAGATCTGTACCTGGGATCCATTCAACGCCGTTATCGTGTCTGAAATTCCGGGTAACATCCGTTTCGACAGTATCATAGAAGGTATCACCTTCCGTGAAGAAGCGGACGAACAAACCGGTCACCGTGAGAAAGTGGTTATCGAAACCAAAGACAAAAACAAGATCCCGTCTATCTATGTAGATGGTAATAAAGAGGTGAAATCCTACAACTTACCGGTAGGTTCCCACATCGTTATCTCCGAAGGAGACCACGTAAGGGCCGGCCAGGTAATTGTAAAAATCCCGCGCGTTATCGGTAAACTGCGAGACATCACCGGTGGTCTGCCTCGTGTAACTGAGCTGTTTGAAGCACGTAACCCAAGCAACCCTGCCATCGTTTCTGAAATTGATGGTGTGGTAGCCTTCGGTAACATCAAACGTGGTAACCGTGAGATCATCATCGAAAGCCGTGAAAGTCAGATCAAGAAATACCTGGTGCCTTTGACCCGTCACATCCTGGTACAGGACGGTGACTTCGTGAAGGCCGGTACTTCCCTCTCCGACGGTTCTACTACTCCTGCAGACATCCTGGCTATTAAAGGTCCGTTTGCCGTACAGGAATACCTGGTAAATGAAATCCAGGAAGTATACCGCTTACAGGGTGTGAAGATCAACGACAAACACATCGAGGTGATCGTTCGTCAGATGATGCGTAAAGTAAACATTGAAGATCCTGGAGATACCCGCTTCCTCGAAGGAGATACCGAAGATAAATTCGACTTCTTTGAAGAAAATGATATGATCTTTGATAAGAAGGTGGTAACTGAAGCTGGTGAATCTACTACGCTGAGAGCTGGTCAGATCGTAACCTTACGTCAGGTACGTGAAGAGAACTCCCTGTTGCGTCGTGCAGATAAAAAACTGGTTGAATTCCGTGATGCGAATCCGGCTACTTCCAGCCCGCTGCTGCAAGGTATTACCAAAGCGTCTCTGGGTACCCGCAGCTGGATGTCTGCCGCATCGTTCCAGGAGACTACGAAAGTACTGTCTCAGGCTGCGATCAACGGTAAGATCGATGAAATGCTGGGTCTGAAAGAAAACCTGCTCACAGGTCATCTGATCCCTGCCGGTACAGGTTTACGCGAATTCGAGAACATGATCGTAGGCTCCAAAGAAGAATACGATATCCTGGCATCTTCCAAAGAAGTGTTCCAGTTCGACGAAGAAGAGTAA
- the rpoB gene encoding DNA-directed RNA polymerase subunit beta: protein MSLKKAQTSERVNFGKIKQVTETPDLLAIQIQSFKDFFQLETTPDKRNNEGLFKVFKENFPITDTRNIFNLEFLDYFVDPPRYTIEECIERGLTYSVPLKAKLRLSCNDEEHVDFQTIVQDVFLGNIPYMTPRGTFVINGAERVVVSQLHRSPGVFFGQSVHPNGTKIYSARVIPFKGAWMEFATDINNVMYAYIDRKKKFPVTTLLRAIGYETDKDILQLFGMADEVKADKKSLDKYAGKKLAARVLRSWVEDFVDEDTGEVVSIERNEIMLERDSILDEANIETIVDMGLKSVFVQKEEVSGDFSIIYNTLNKDTSNSELEAVQHIYRQLRGADAPDDETARGIIDKLFFSDKRYDLGDVGRYKINRKLGLSTALDMKVLTKDDIISIIKYLVQLTNGKAEIDDIDHLSNRRVRTVGEQLYAQFGVGLARMARTIRERMNVRDNEVFTPVDLINARTLSSVINSFFGTSQLSQFLDQTNPLSEITHKRRISALGPGGLSRERAGFEVRDVHYSHYGRLCTIETPEGPNIGLISTLCVHAKVNEMGFIETPYRKVNQGKVDMHSVEFLSAEEEDTVKIAQANAPLDDKGNFINDKVKSRETGDFPILDRQDVEFMDVAPNQIVGLSASLIPFLEHDDANRALMGSNMQRQAVPLLNPEVPIVGTGLEAKAARDSRLQITSEGKGVIEFVDAKEIHVRYERDELQKLVSFEDDLVIYNLTKFVKTNQSTCINLRPCVKKGQRVEIGDFLTEGYATRGGELALGRNMKVAFMPWKGYNFEDAIVISERVAREDLFTSIHIDEYELEVRDTKLGEEELTPDIPNVSEEATKDLDQNGIIRVGAHIKEGDILIGKITPRGESDPSPEEKLLRAIFGDKASDAKDASLKAPPSTEGVVIDKKLFSRAKKDKNSKTREKAAIEKLEKIHQKNTEDLLEVLMSKLLVLLKDKTSQGVTNTYGEVLISKGSKFSQKNLVNVDFMNVNPLGWTTDEVTNDQINTLLHNYNIKYNEELGRYKREKFNISIGDELPAGVLKLAKVYLASKRKLKVGDKMAGRHGNKGIVAKIVRDEDMPFLEDGTPLDIVLNPLGVPSRMNLGQIYETVLGWAGLKLGMRFATPIFDGATTEEIAGYINEAGLPSFGHTYLYDGETGDRFHQKATVGVIYMLKLSHMVDDKMHARSIGPYSLITQQPLGGKAQFGGQRFGEMEVWALEAYGAANILQELLTIKSDDIVGRAKAYESIVKGDNIPKAGVPESFNVLIHELRGLGLDLKFD, encoded by the coding sequence ATGTCTCTAAAAAAAGCCCAAACAAGCGAAAGAGTAAATTTTGGAAAGATCAAACAAGTTACTGAGACACCGGATCTGTTGGCTATCCAAATCCAATCTTTCAAGGATTTCTTCCAATTAGAAACCACACCAGACAAACGAAATAACGAAGGCCTTTTTAAAGTATTTAAGGAGAACTTCCCGATTACAGATACCCGCAATATCTTCAATCTGGAGTTCCTTGATTATTTCGTAGACCCTCCGCGCTATACCATTGAGGAGTGTATTGAACGTGGGCTTACTTACTCCGTACCGTTGAAGGCCAAACTGCGCCTCAGCTGTAATGATGAGGAGCATGTGGATTTTCAGACTATTGTGCAGGACGTGTTCTTAGGTAACATACCCTACATGACCCCAAGAGGTACTTTCGTTATTAATGGTGCTGAGCGCGTAGTTGTATCCCAGCTGCACCGCTCTCCTGGTGTATTCTTTGGTCAATCTGTTCACCCGAACGGAACGAAGATCTACTCTGCAAGGGTGATCCCGTTCAAAGGTGCCTGGATGGAGTTTGCGACAGACATTAACAATGTGATGTACGCTTACATCGACCGTAAGAAGAAGTTCCCTGTTACCACACTGCTGCGTGCTATCGGCTACGAAACCGATAAGGACATCCTGCAGCTGTTTGGTATGGCTGATGAAGTAAAAGCAGACAAGAAAAGTCTTGATAAATATGCCGGCAAAAAGCTGGCTGCCCGTGTTTTAAGAAGCTGGGTGGAAGACTTTGTGGATGAGGATACCGGTGAGGTGGTAAGTATTGAGCGTAATGAAATTATGCTCGAACGTGACAGCATTCTGGACGAAGCAAACATCGAGACCATCGTAGATATGGGCCTGAAGAGCGTTTTCGTACAGAAGGAAGAGGTGAGCGGTGATTTCTCCATCATCTACAATACATTAAATAAGGATACATCCAACTCCGAGCTGGAAGCCGTTCAGCACATCTACCGCCAACTGCGTGGTGCCGATGCGCCGGATGATGAAACAGCAAGGGGTATCATCGATAAATTATTCTTCTCCGACAAACGTTATGATCTCGGAGATGTAGGTCGTTATAAAATCAACCGGAAACTGGGCCTGTCTACTGCACTCGATATGAAAGTGCTGACAAAAGACGACATCATTTCCATCATCAAATACCTGGTACAGCTGACCAACGGTAAAGCAGAGATCGACGATATCGATCACCTGAGCAACCGTCGTGTACGTACTGTGGGTGAGCAGTTATATGCTCAGTTTGGTGTTGGTCTGGCTCGTATGGCCCGTACCATCCGTGAGAGAATGAACGTTCGTGACAACGAGGTGTTTACACCGGTAGATCTGATCAATGCGAGGACCCTGTCTTCTGTGATCAACTCCTTCTTCGGTACCTCTCAGCTGTCTCAGTTCCTCGACCAAACCAACCCGCTGTCTGAAATCACGCACAAACGCCGTATCTCCGCTCTCGGTCCCGGTGGTTTGAGCCGTGAAAGAGCAGGCTTCGAGGTGCGTGACGTTCACTATAGCCACTACGGCCGTCTGTGTACGATCGAAACACCGGAAGGTCCGAACATCGGTCTGATCTCTACCCTCTGCGTACACGCGAAAGTGAACGAAATGGGCTTCATCGAAACTCCTTACCGTAAGGTTAATCAGGGTAAGGTAGATATGCATAGTGTGGAGTTCCTGAGCGCTGAGGAAGAAGATACCGTGAAAATTGCACAGGCAAATGCTCCTTTGGATGACAAAGGAAACTTCATCAATGATAAAGTTAAATCCCGCGAAACCGGCGACTTCCCGATCCTGGACAGACAGGATGTGGAGTTTATGGACGTAGCGCCTAACCAGATCGTAGGTCTGAGTGCTTCCCTGATTCCGTTCCTCGAACATGATGACGCCAACCGTGCGTTGATGGGATCAAACATGCAACGTCAGGCCGTGCCACTGCTGAATCCGGAAGTTCCTATTGTAGGTACCGGCCTGGAAGCAAAGGCAGCACGCGACTCCCGTCTGCAAATCACTTCAGAAGGAAAAGGCGTGATCGAATTCGTGGACGCCAAGGAAATCCATGTTCGTTACGAGCGTGACGAGCTGCAGAAACTGGTGAGCTTCGAAGACGACCTGGTAATATACAACCTGACCAAATTCGTGAAAACGAACCAGAGCACCTGTATCAACCTCAGACCTTGCGTTAAGAAAGGTCAGCGTGTGGAAATAGGTGACTTCCTGACCGAAGGCTACGCTACCCGCGGTGGTGAGCTGGCACTGGGCCGTAACATGAAAGTGGCCTTCATGCCATGGAAAGGTTACAACTTTGAGGATGCGATCGTAATCTCTGAGCGTGTAGCACGTGAAGACCTCTTTACCTCCATCCACATCGACGAATACGAACTGGAAGTACGTGACACCAAACTGGGTGAGGAAGAACTGACCCCGGATATCCCGAACGTGAGCGAAGAGGCTACCAAAGACCTCGACCAGAACGGTATTATCCGTGTGGGCGCCCACATTAAGGAAGGTGACATCCTGATCGGTAAAATCACTCCGCGTGGTGAATCTGATCCTTCTCCGGAAGAAAAACTCCTCAGAGCGATCTTCGGTGACAAGGCATCTGATGCTAAAGACGCTTCCCTTAAAGCACCTCCATCTACAGAAGGTGTGGTGATTGACAAGAAGCTGTTCAGCCGCGCGAAAAAAGATAAAAACTCCAAGACCCGTGAAAAAGCGGCGATTGAGAAACTGGAGAAAATCCACCAGAAAAATACGGAAGACCTGCTGGAAGTGCTGATGAGCAAGTTGCTGGTATTACTGAAAGACAAAACGTCTCAGGGTGTTACCAACACTTACGGTGAAGTGCTGATTTCCAAAGGTTCCAAATTCTCTCAGAAGAATCTGGTGAACGTTGACTTCATGAACGTGAATCCGCTGGGCTGGACTACCGACGAGGTAACCAACGACCAGATCAACACTCTGCTCCACAACTACAACATCAAGTACAACGAAGAGCTGGGCCGTTACAAACGTGAGAAGTTCAACATCTCTATTGGTGACGAGCTGCCTGCTGGTGTACTGAAACTGGCGAAGGTTTACCTGGCCAGCAAACGTAAGCTGAAAGTGGGTGATAAGATGGCGGGACGTCACGGTAACAAGGGTATCGTAGCCAAGATCGTGCGTGATGAAGACATGCCGTTCCTGGAAGACGGTACACCACTGGATATCGTACTGAACCCGCTGGGTGTACCTTCCCGTATGAACCTCGGACAGATCTATGAGACTGTACTGGGTTGGGCTGGTCTGAAGCTGGGCATGCGTTTCGCTACACCGATCTTCGATGGTGCCACTACAGAAGAAATAGCCGGATATATCAATGAAGCAGGTCTGCCAAGCTTTGGTCACACTTACCTGTATGATGGTGAAACGGGTGACCGCTTCCACCAGAAAGCAACCGTGGGTGTTATCTACATGCTGAAACTGAGCCACATGGTGGATGATAAGATGCACGCCCGTTCTATCGGACCGTACAGCCTTATCACACAACAGCCTTTGGGTGGTAAAGCACAGTTTGGTGGTCAGCGTTTCGGTGAGATGGAAGTGTGGGCACTGGAAGCATACGGTGCAGCCAACATTCTGCAGGAATTGCTCACTATTAAATCCGATGATATCGTTGGTCGTGCCAAAGCATATGAATCAATTGTGAAGGGTGATAACATTCCGAAAGCGGGTGTTCCTGAATCCTTCAACGTATTGATCCATGAATTGCGTGGTCTGGGTCTGGATCTGAAATTTGACTAA
- the rplL gene encoding 50S ribosomal protein L7/L12, whose amino-acid sequence MADVKALAEQLVGLTVKEVQELADVLKNEYGIEPAAAAVVVAAGGGEAAAAEEKTAFNVVLKSAGASKLNVVKVVKDLTGLGLKEAKELVDGAPKSVKEGVSKAEAEDLKAKLTEAGAEVEIQ is encoded by the coding sequence ATGGCAGACGTAAAAGCATTAGCCGAACAATTAGTAGGTTTAACTGTTAAGGAAGTACAAGAACTCGCAGACGTACTGAAAAATGAGTACGGCATTGAACCAGCAGCTGCTGCGGTAGTTGTTGCTGCAGGTGGTGGCGAAGCTGCTGCTGCTGAAGAAAAAACTGCATTCAACGTAGTTCTGAAATCCGCAGGTGCATCTAAACTGAACGTTGTTAAGGTTGTAAAAGACCTGACCGGTCTGGGTCTGAAAGAAGCGAAAGAACTGGTTGACGGCGCTCCTAAATCTGTGAAAGAAGGCGTTAGCAAAGCAGAAGCTGAAGATCTGAAAGCTAAGCTGACTGAAGCAGGTGCTGAAGTTGAAATTCAGTAA
- the rplJ gene encoding 50S ribosomal protein L10 produces the protein MNKDQKNEVIELLKSKFSQYSNFYITNTESLTVAQVNNLRKVCFDKNVEMKVAKNTLIRKALESLDNEKYAGIYDSLNGVTALMFSDSPKEPAVIISSFRKANNKLEKPVLKAAFVADEIFVGDNQLTALTNIKTKNELIGEIVGLLQSPAKRVIAALLEKGKKEGAVEEAPAAE, from the coding sequence ATGAATAAAGATCAAAAAAATGAGGTGATCGAACTGCTGAAAAGTAAGTTCTCTCAATATAGCAACTTCTACATCACTAACACCGAATCATTAACGGTAGCGCAGGTGAATAACCTGAGGAAAGTTTGCTTCGATAAGAATGTGGAAATGAAGGTGGCTAAAAACACCCTGATCCGCAAAGCACTGGAATCACTGGACAACGAAAAATACGCTGGTATTTATGATTCACTGAACGGTGTAACTGCCCTGATGTTCTCTGACAGCCCGAAAGAGCCTGCAGTAATCATCTCCAGCTTCCGTAAAGCTAACAACAAACTGGAAAAACCAGTTCTGAAAGCAGCTTTCGTAGCAGACGAAATCTTCGTTGGCGACAACCAACTGACTGCCCTGACCAACATCAAGACCAAAAACGAACTCATCGGAGAAATCGTTGGTCTGTTGCAATCTCCTGCCAAACGCGTTATCGCTGCTTTGCTGGAAAAAGGCAAGAAAGAAGGCGCCGTGGAAGAAGCTCCTGCTGCAGAATAA